A portion of the Parambassis ranga chromosome 22, fParRan2.1, whole genome shotgun sequence genome contains these proteins:
- the jkamp gene encoding JNK1/MAPK8-associated membrane protein, translating into MAVAMSSTCPGLYCGRILVNGSVEGECGVCPRGERANIQKVCERCTESPELYDWLYLGFMAMLPLVLHWFFIEWYSGKKSSSALLQHVTAMMECGISAVVTLLVTEPVGILSIHSCRVQMLSDWYTMLYNPSPDYINTLHCTQEAVYPLYTIVLIYYAFCLVLMMLLRPLLVKKIACGLGKSDRFKSIYAALYFFPILTVLQAVGGGLLYYAFPYIILVLSLVTLAVYMSASEIQSFKNLVTKKKRLVVLFSHWLLHAYGIISISRLDKLEQDLPLLALVPGPALFYIATARFTEPSRILSEGGNGH; encoded by the exons ATGG CTGTGGCAATGAGTTCAACTTGTCCAGGACTGTACTGTGGCAGGATCCTGGTCAACGGATCGGTGGAGGGAGAGTGTGGA GTCTGTCCTCGGGGAGAGCGAGCCAACATCCAGAAGGTGTGTGAGCGTTGCACTGAGTCCCCTGAGCTCTATGACTGGCTTTATCTGGGCTTCATGGCCATGTTACCTCTAGTCCTGCACTGGTTCTTCATTGAGTGGTACTCTGGAAAGAAAAG TTCCAGTGCTCTGCTCCAGCATGTGACAGCGATGATGGAGTGCGGTATATCTGCAGTAGTCACTCTGCTTGTCACAGAGCCAGTGGGGATTCTGAGTATCCATTCCTGTCGTGTCCAGATGCTGTCAGACTGGTACACCATGCTGTATAACCCCAGTCCAGACTACATCAACACACTACACTGCACACAGGAAGCTGTCTACCCACT ATACACTATTGTGTTAATCTACTATGCTTTCTGCTTGGTGCTGATGATGCTGCTACGTCCTCTGCTGGTGAAGAAAATAGCATGTGGTCTGGGCAAATCTGATCGCTTTAAGAGCATCTACGCTGCTTTGTATTTCTTCCCcatcctcactgtgctgcaggctgTCGGAGGAGgactgctgt ACTATGCTTTTCCCTACATCATACTGGTGCTCTCTCTGGTGACCCTTGCTGTGTACATGTCTGCCTCTGAGATACAG TCTTTTAAGAATCTGGTCACCAAGAAGAAGCGTCTTGTTGTCCTGTTCAGCCACTGGTTGCTGCATGCATATGGCATCATCTCCATTTCCCGGTTGGACAAGCTGGAGCAGGACCTACCGCTGTTGGCTCTCGTGCCAGGTCCTGCCCTGTTTTACATCGCCACAGCCAGATTCACAGAGCCTAGCCGCATCCTGTCTGAGGGTGGCAACGGACACTGA